From one Papio anubis isolate 15944 chromosome 12, Panubis1.0, whole genome shotgun sequence genomic stretch:
- the LOC108582118 gene encoding olfactory receptor 8H1, producing the protein MMGRRNNTNVPDFILTGLSDSEEVRIALFMLFLLIYLITMLGNVGMTLLIHLDLQLHIPMYFFLTHLSFIDLSYSTVITPKTLANLLTSNSISFMGCFAQMFFFVFLGAAECFLLSSMAYDRYVAICSPLHYPVIMSKRLCRALLTGPYVIGFMDSFVNVIWMSRLHFCDSNVVHHFFCDTSPILALSCTDTHDIEIMICILAGSTLMVSLITISASYVCILSTILKINSTSGKQKAFSTCTSHLLGVTIFYGTMIFTYLKPRKSYSLGRDQVASVFYTIVIPMLNPLIYSLRNKEVKNAVIRVMQRRQDSG; encoded by the coding sequence ATGATGGGTagaagaaataacacaaatgtgCCTGACTTCATCCTTACGGGACTGTCAGATTCTGAAGAGGTCAGGATAGCCCTCTTTATGCTATTTCTCCTGATATACCTAATTACCATGCTGGGGAATGTGGGGATGACATTGCTAATCCACCTGGACCTCCAACTTCACATTCCCATGTATTTTTTCCTCACTCACCTGTCATTTATTGACCTCAGTTACTCAACTGTCATCACACCTAAAACCTTAGCAAACTTACTGACTTCCAACTCTATTTCCTTCATGGGCTGCTTTGCCCAGatgttcttttttgtctttttgggaGCTGCTGaatgttttcttctctcctcaaTGGCCTATGATCGCTATGTAGCTATCTGCAGTCCTCTACACTACCCAGTTATTATGTCCAAAAGGCTCTGCCGCGCTCTCCTCACTGGGCCCTACGTGATTGGCTTTATGGATTCCTTTGTCAACGTGATTTGGATGAGCAGATTGCATTTCTGCGACTCAAATGTAGTTCATCACTTTTTCTGTGACACGTCCCCAATTTTAGCTCTGTCCTGCACGGACACACATGACATTGAAATCATGATATGCATTTTAGCTGGTTCCACCCTGATGGTCTCCCTTATCACGATATCTGCATCCTATGTGTGCATTCTCTCTACCATCCTGAAAATTAATTCCACTTCAGGAAAGCAGAAAGCTTTCTCTACTTGCACCTCTCATCTCTTGGGAGTCACCATCTTTTATGGCACTatgatttttacttatttaaaaccAAGAAAGTCTTATTCCTTGGGAAGGGATCAAGTGGCTTCTGTGTTTTATACTATTGTGATTCCCATGCTGAACCCACTCATTTATAGTCTTAgaaacaaagaagtgaaaaatgctGTCATTAGAGTCATGCAGAGAAGACAGGACTCCGGGTAA
- the LOC116269830 gene encoding LOW QUALITY PROTEIN: olfactory receptor 5T1-like (The sequence of the model RefSeq protein was modified relative to this genomic sequence to represent the inferred CDS: inserted 1 base in 1 codon) — MYDVRPSLRRFFLFKISIYLITLIGNLGLVVLVIGDFWLHNPMYYFLGVLSFSDACYSTVITPKMLVNFLAKNKSISFLGYATQMFLACTFGTTECFLLAAMAYDRYVAIYNPLLYSMSMSPRVYVPLITASYVAGILHATIHTVATFSLSFCRANEIRHVFCNMPPPLLAISCSDTNVNQFLLFYFVGSIEIVTILIVLISYGFILLAILKMHSAEGXRKVFSTCGAHLTGVTIYHGTILFMYVRPSSSYASDHDMIVSIFYTIVIPMLNSIIYSLRNKDVKEAIKRLLERNWFIHKLQF; from the exons ATGTATGATGTTAGGCCTTCTCTACGAaggtttttcctctttaaaatatcaatatatttg ATCACTCTAATAGGCAATTTAGGGCTAGTTGTACTGGTCATTGGTGATTTCTGGCTTCACAACCCAATGTACTATTTTCTTGGTGTTTTATCGTTCTCAGATGCCTGTTATTCCACAGTTATCACTCCAAAAATGTTGGTCAATTTCCTggcaaaaaataaatctatttcatTTCTTGGATATGCAACACAGATGTTTCTTGCTTGTACTTTTGGAACCACAGAATGTTTTCTCTTGGCTGCAATGGCTTATGATCGCTATGTAGCCATCTACAACCCTCTCCTGTATTCAATGAGCATGTCACCCAGAGTCTACGTGCCACTCATCACTGCTTCCTACGTTGCTGGCATTTTACATGCTACTATCCATACAGTGGCTACATTTAGCCTGTCCTTCTGTAGAGCCAATGAAATTAGGCATGTCTTTTGTAATATGCCTCCTCCTCTCCTTGCTATTTCTTGTTCTGACACTAACGTAAACCAATTTCTACTCTTCTACTTTGTGGGCTCTATTGAGATAGTCACTATCCTGATTGTCCTGATCTCCTATGGTTTCATTCTTCTGGCCATTCTGAAGATGCATTCtgctgaag ggagaaaagtCTTCTCTACATGTGGAGCTCACCTAACTGGAGTGACAATTTATCATGGGACAATCCTCTTCATGTATGTGAGACCAAGTTCCAGCTACGCTTCAGACCATGACATGATAGTGTCAATATTTTACACCATTGTGATTCCCATGCTAAATTCCATCATCTACAGTTTGAGGAACAAAGATGTAAAGGAGGCAATCAAAAGACTGCTTGAGAGAAACTGGTTCATACATaagttacagttttaa